In a genomic window of Styela clava chromosome 11, kaStyClav1.hap1.2, whole genome shotgun sequence:
- the LOC120333425 gene encoding trans-1,2-dihydrobenzene-1,2-diol dehydrogenase-like: MDVGTIRWGICSVGKICQDFTGNLLSLPKNEHIVEAVASSSLERAQAFAKERGISKSYGSYQELADDPNIDVVYIGSINVQHYDQVKMMLGGGKSVLCEKPLCMSPKEVKTLFSLAKEKNLFLMEAVWSRCSPAYAAVQKAIDDGEIGEARVVQAMFGEMIAVDPHHRASRKELGGGALFDIGMYTVQLAQFVFKERPYEQHAVGFLNDEGVDITSNLALKYTKQRMASLTTSSVSTFPNDAHICGTKGYIRIHPPFWSPPAITVNGEMRNFPFPKVVYKMNFANSEGLTYEANEVRRCLLNKKIESPLITHAMSIELAEIIGKLRQDLGYKLPQDDE, from the coding sequence ATGGACGTCGGCACTATTCGGTGGGGTATTTGTTCTGTAGGAAAAATATGTCAAGACTTCACGGGCAACTTGTTATCCTTACCCAAAAATGAACATATAGTTGAAGCTGTTGCATCGTCTTCTTTGGAAAGAGCGCAGGCTTTTGCCAAAGAAAGAGGCATTTCGAAGTCATATGGCTCATATCAAGAATTGGCTGACGATCCGAACATTGACGTCGTTTACATAGGCTCGATTAATGTTCAACACTATGACCAAGTGAAAATGATGCTGGGAGGTGGAAAATCTGTTTTATGTGAAAAGCCGCTGTGCATGAGTCCGAAGGAAGTCAAAACGTTGTTTTCATTAGCAAAGGAAAAGAACCTATTCCTTATGGAAGCGGTCTGGAGTCGATGTTCGCCTGCTTATGCCGCAGTGCAAAAAGCCATTGATGATGGCGAAATAGGAGAAGCAAGAGTAGTCCAAGCCATGTTTGGTGAAATGATTGCAGTCGACCCGCATCACCGAGCTAGTCGCAAAGAACTTGGAGGTGGCGCATTGTTCGATATAGGAATGTACACGGTGCAGCTCGCCCAGTTTGTATTCAAAGAACGTCCATATGAGCAGCATGCCGTTGGCTTCCTGAACGATGAGGGTGTCGATATAACTTCGAATTTGGCTTTGAAATACACTAAACAACGGATGGCTTCTTTAACAACATCTTCAGTTAGCACTTTTCCAAACGACGCTCATATATGTGGCACCAAGGGATACATACGAATTCACCCACCATTTTGGTCGCCCCCCGCTATCACCGTGAACGGAGAGATGCGGAATTTTCCATTTCCAAAAGTAGTATATAAGATGAATTTTGCAAACAGCGAAGGTCTCACATATGAAGCAAATGAGGTTAGAAGATGCCTTTTgaacaagaaaattgaaagccCATTGATTACTCACGCAATGAGTATTGAATTGGCAGAAATAATCGGAAAATTGCGGCAAGACTTGGGATACAAATTACCTCAAGATGatgaatga